One Mesorhizobium loti genomic window carries:
- a CDS encoding Metallo-beta-lactamase superfamily protein produces the protein MKIVFANSAWVSAAERLILHGGSWRSVRLRVRYGLIIHPRTGPVLIDTGYTPQATSGTDRGAALRLYGAILKPQLNAAEQPLPVLARFGLTPHDVRTVIVTHFHADHISGLSQFPNARFIASDAAWSRLKVRAAWQNLRHGVFAELFPTDFETRLDGLSTKAWIAPRGAIPGGADLFGDGSVVAVDLPGHADGQFGLLFAGMERPLLYAVDVQWLLKALVQRRTPGFPASLLAEDFAAIEPTSEVLRRFLADGGEVMFCHDPEPKSYDLDGESV, from the coding sequence GTGAAGATTGTCTTCGCCAACAGCGCCTGGGTCAGTGCCGCCGAAAGGCTGATCCTGCACGGCGGCAGCTGGCGGAGCGTCCGGCTGCGTGTTCGCTATGGCCTCATCATCCACCCGCGGACCGGCCCGGTGCTGATCGACACCGGCTATACGCCGCAAGCGACCAGCGGCACCGACCGTGGCGCTGCACTGCGCCTCTATGGCGCGATACTGAAGCCCCAGCTCAACGCGGCCGAGCAACCGCTGCCGGTGCTGGCGCGGTTCGGCCTCACCCCGCACGATGTGCGCACTGTCATCGTCACCCATTTCCATGCCGATCACATTTCCGGCCTGTCGCAGTTTCCCAATGCCCGTTTCATTGCCAGCGACGCCGCCTGGTCGCGGCTGAAGGTGCGCGCGGCGTGGCAGAATCTGCGCCATGGCGTCTTCGCCGAACTGTTTCCGACCGACTTCGAGACCCGCCTCGACGGGCTGTCGACCAAGGCATGGATCGCACCGCGTGGCGCCATTCCCGGCGGGGCCGATCTGTTCGGCGACGGCAGCGTGGTTGCGGTCGATCTGCCCGGTCATGCCGACGGGCAGTTCGGCCTGTTGTTCGCCGGAATGGAGCGGCCGCTGCTTTACGCGGTCGATGTGCAATGGCTGCTCAAGGCACTGGTGCAGAGACGTACACCCGGCTTTCCCGCGAGCCTGCTGGCCGAAGACTTCGCCGCTATCGAGCCGACCAGCGAAGTCCTGCGCCGTTTTCTGGCGGATGGCGGCGAGGTGATGTTCTGCCATGATCCGGAACCGAAATCATACGATCTGGATGGCGAGAGCGTATGA
- a CDS encoding 3-beta hydroxysteroid dehydrogenase: MRRVLVTGASGFLGAHIVARLAADGMQVVAQGRDVGRCAALEADGHAVVRRDLSQPLDAGAGAAFGELGAIVHCAALSAPFGRLADFQAANVTATRNLVDFAHRQGVRRFVQISSPSVCFAFRDQLGVPEDMALPEPVNAYALTKRQGEEIVLAASGIGPVILRPRGIYGAGDRALLPRLLAAARRPLPLFRDGQARIDLTHVDDVVEAVVAALEAGSDADGQIFNISGGEVLPVRRIAETACARAGVAARWRKMPLWPAMLAAGAMEAVALRLPGRPEPPVTRYGLGLFAYAQSLDISKAARMLGWAPKVSFEEGLDRTFGKAAESRFVTGRAVA; this comes from the coding sequence ATGAGGCGCGTGCTCGTCACTGGCGCCAGCGGCTTCCTCGGCGCGCATATCGTGGCGCGGTTGGCAGCGGATGGCATGCAGGTGGTGGCGCAAGGCCGCGATGTCGGGCGCTGCGCGGCGCTCGAAGCCGACGGTCATGCGGTTGTCCGCCGCGATCTGTCGCAGCCGCTCGATGCGGGTGCCGGGGCCGCATTCGGGGAACTCGGTGCCATTGTGCATTGCGCGGCGCTTTCGGCGCCGTTCGGCCGGCTGGCGGATTTTCAAGCAGCCAACGTCACGGCAACCCGCAATCTCGTCGATTTCGCGCATCGGCAGGGCGTGCGCCGCTTCGTCCAGATATCCAGCCCCTCGGTCTGCTTCGCCTTTCGCGACCAGCTCGGCGTGCCGGAGGACATGGCTTTGCCGGAGCCGGTCAATGCCTATGCCCTCACCAAGCGGCAAGGGGAGGAGATCGTGCTCGCTGCGTCCGGGATTGGCCCGGTCATCTTGAGGCCACGCGGCATCTACGGGGCTGGCGACCGCGCCTTGCTGCCGCGCCTGCTTGCCGCGGCCCGGCGGCCATTGCCGCTGTTTCGCGACGGTCAGGCGCGTATCGACCTCACCCATGTCGACGATGTCGTCGAGGCGGTGGTCGCGGCGCTCGAAGCCGGCAGCGATGCCGATGGCCAGATTTTCAACATTTCCGGTGGCGAGGTGCTGCCGGTGCGCCGCATTGCCGAAACCGCCTGCGCGCGCGCCGGCGTGGCGGCGCGGTGGCGAAAAATGCCGTTGTGGCCGGCCATGCTGGCGGCGGGTGCGATGGAGGCGGTGGCACTGCGCTTGCCGGGCCGGCCCGAACCGCCGGTCACGCGCTACGGCCTCGGCCTGTTCGCCTATGCCCAGAGCCTCGATATTTCAAAGGCTGCGCGGATGCTGGGTTGGGCGCCGAAAGTGTCATTCGAGGAGGGACTTGACCGCACATTCGGCAAGGCGGCGGAAAGCCGGTTTGTAACAGGGAGGGCGGTAGCGTGA
- a CDS encoding Putative 3-oxoacyl-(Acyl-carrier-protein) synthase III, with protein MRIKIIGTGRAVPARCVTSRTLDEKLGLSLGQLEAATGVVERYVCDAESQVDLACAAARLALADAGIEASEIDLVVGGCGVPYQPLPSTAPLVMQRLGMADGSAAAFDVNSTCLGFLTAFETAGRMIEAGQSKRALIFSSEIASRALPWKDQPEIAALFGDGAAAAILCRSAPGEGKMVASLMRTYPSAYDACGIGSGGTRFDFHRQPQEFASHTLFHMDGKELFRVTSRHFNGFLADLLERAGWDHEEVDLVVPHQASPFALVHMARQTGFAREKLVDIAARYGNQIAASIPFALDIARRERRIAPGAKLLFLGTSAGVSFGGMALQA; from the coding sequence GTGCGGATCAAGATCATCGGAACCGGGCGTGCCGTGCCGGCAAGGTGCGTGACGTCGCGCACGCTCGACGAAAAATTGGGACTCAGCCTCGGCCAGCTTGAGGCCGCCACCGGTGTCGTCGAACGCTATGTCTGCGATGCGGAATCGCAGGTGGATCTCGCTTGCGCGGCAGCCCGTCTGGCGCTCGCGGATGCCGGGATTGAGGCAAGCGAGATCGATCTCGTAGTAGGCGGCTGCGGCGTGCCCTACCAGCCGCTACCATCGACCGCGCCGCTGGTGATGCAGCGGCTGGGCATGGCCGATGGTTCGGCGGCGGCCTTCGACGTCAACAGCACTTGCCTCGGCTTCCTGACCGCCTTCGAGACTGCCGGCCGCATGATCGAGGCCGGGCAAAGCAAACGGGCGCTCATATTCTCCTCGGAGATCGCCTCGCGCGCCTTGCCCTGGAAAGACCAGCCGGAAATCGCTGCCCTGTTCGGCGACGGCGCGGCGGCGGCTATTCTGTGTCGGTCGGCGCCGGGAGAAGGCAAGATGGTAGCCAGTCTGATGCGAACCTATCCCTCAGCCTATGACGCTTGTGGCATAGGTTCCGGCGGAACTCGTTTCGACTTCCATCGCCAGCCGCAGGAATTCGCCAGCCACACTCTGTTTCACATGGATGGCAAGGAGCTGTTTCGCGTCACATCGCGACATTTCAACGGCTTCCTGGCTGACTTGTTGGAACGCGCGGGCTGGGATCACGAAGAGGTAGACCTCGTCGTGCCGCATCAGGCCAGCCCCTTCGCCCTGGTCCATATGGCGCGTCAGACCGGCTTTGCCCGGGAGAAGCTCGTCGATATCGCGGCGCGCTATGGCAACCAGATCGCCGCCTCCATCCCCTTCGCCCTCGACATTGCGCGGCGCGAGCGGCGCATAGCGCCGGGAGCTAAGCTACTTTTCCTCGGCACCTCGGCCGGCGTGTCGTTCGGCGGCATGGCGCTGCAGGCATGA